A DNA window from Gorilla gorilla gorilla isolate KB3781 chromosome 6, NHGRI_mGorGor1-v2.1_pri, whole genome shotgun sequence contains the following coding sequences:
- the LOC101130893 gene encoding LOW QUALITY PROTEIN: transmembrane protein PVRIG (The sequence of the model RefSeq protein was modified relative to this genomic sequence to represent the inferred CDS: inserted 1 base in 1 codon; deleted 1 base in 1 codon; substituted 1 base at 1 genomic stop codon), giving the protein MRTEAQVPALQPPEPGLEGAMGHRTLVLPWVLLTLCVTAGTPEVWVQVRMEATELSSFTIRCGFLGSGSISLVTVSWGGPDGAGGITLAVLHPERGIRQWAPARQARWETQSSVSLALEVSGASSPCANTTFCCKFASFPEGSWEACGSLPPSSDPGLSVPPTPAPILRADLAGILGVSGVLLFDCGYLLHLLRRQKHRPAPRLQPSHTSSQALRARAWAPSQDSQAALHVPYATINTSCCPATLDTAHPRGGPSWWASLPTHTTHWPQGPATWASTSIPAHGSFVSLENGLYAXAGERPPCTGPGLTLFPDPXGPRAVEGHLGVR; this is encoded by the exons ATGAGAACAGAGGCACAGGTGCCGGCCCTGCAGCCCCCAGAACCCGGACTGGAGGGGGCCATGGGGCACCGGACCCTGGTCCTGCCCTGGGTGCTGCTGACCTTGTGTGTCACTGCGG GGACCCCGGAGGTGTGGGTGCAAGTTCGGATGGAGGCCACCGAGCTCTCGTCCTTCACCATCCGTTGTGGGTTCCTGGGGTCTGGCTCCATCTCCCTGGTGACTGTGAGCTGGGGGGGCCCCGATGGTGCTGGGGGGATCACGCTGGCTGTGTTGCACCCAGAACGTGGCATCCGGCAATGGGCCCCTGCTCGCCAGGCCCGCTGGGAAACCCAGAGCAGCGTCTCTCTTGCCCTGGAAGTCTCTGGGGCCAGCAGCCCCTGCGCCAACACCACCTTCTGCTGCAAGTTTGCATCCTTCCCTGAGGGCTCCTGGGAGGCCTGTGGGAGCCTCCCGCCCAGCTCAGACCCAG GGCTCTCTGTCCCGCCGACTCCTGCACCCATTCTGCGGGCAGACCTGGCCGGGATCTTGGGGGTCTCAGGAGTCCTTCTCTTTGACTGTGGCTACCTCCTTCATCTGCTGCGCCGACAGAAGCACCG ccctgcccctagGCTCCAGCCATCCCACACCAGCTCCCAGGCACTGAGAGCACGAGCATGG GCACCCAGCCAGGACTCCCAGGCTGCTCTCCACGTCCCTTATGCCACTATCAACACCAGCTGCTGCCCAGCTACTTTGGACACAGCTCACCCCCGA GGGGGGCCGTCCTGGTGGGCATCACTCCCCACCCACACCACACACTGGCCCCAGGGCCCTGCTACCTGGGCCTCCACATCCATCCCTGCACATGGCAGCTTTGTCTCTCTTGAGAATGGACTCTACGCTTAGGCTGGGGAGAGGCCTCCCTGCACTGGTCCTGGCCTCACTCTTTTCCCTGACC TGGGGCCCAGGGCCGTGGAGGGACACTTAGGAGTTCGATGA